One genomic region from Stackebrandtia nassauensis DSM 44728 encodes:
- a CDS encoding ABC transporter ATP-binding protein has protein sequence MTEDAIIEAHDLGVRFAKGRRRNARLREVFTRRNRSTTAAPAPEFWPLRHLSFEIQPGEAVGVIGSNGTGKSTLLRLLAGVLIPDEGQVIRRGRVAPLIALSAGFSGDLTGRENVQLVASLHGMDRKTLKSKFDEIVAFAEVEDHIDTPVRHYSSGMKVRLGFSVISQLEHPILLVDEALAVGDKRFKKKCYKTMRNLLNEGRTLILVSHSERDLTKFCTRGMFLNAGELEVDGTVDDALAAYQLSEDQKVPA, from the coding sequence ATGACTGAAGACGCGATCATTGAGGCCCACGACCTGGGAGTCCGCTTCGCCAAGGGACGCAGGCGCAATGCCCGGCTCCGCGAAGTGTTCACCCGGCGCAACCGAAGCACGACCGCCGCTCCGGCCCCCGAGTTCTGGCCGCTGCGGCACCTGAGCTTCGAGATCCAACCCGGGGAGGCCGTCGGGGTCATCGGCTCCAACGGCACCGGGAAGTCGACGCTGTTGCGGCTGTTGGCCGGAGTGCTGATCCCCGACGAGGGACAGGTCATCCGGCGCGGCCGGGTGGCGCCGCTGATCGCGCTGTCGGCGGGGTTCTCCGGCGACCTGACCGGCCGGGAGAACGTCCAGCTGGTGGCGTCGCTGCACGGCATGGACCGCAAGACCCTCAAGTCCAAGTTCGACGAGATCGTCGCCTTCGCCGAGGTCGAGGACCACATCGACACCCCGGTGCGGCACTACTCGTCCGGCATGAAGGTGCGGCTGGGCTTCTCGGTGATCTCGCAGCTGGAGCACCCGATCCTGCTGGTCGACGAGGCCCTTGCCGTGGGCGACAAGCGCTTCAAGAAGAAGTGCTACAAGACGATGCGCAACCTCCTCAACGAGGGCCGCACCCTGATCCTGGTGTCGCACAGCGAAAGAGACCTCACCAAGTTCTGCACCCGGGGCATGTTCCTCAACGCCGGGGAACTCGAGGTCGACGGCACCGTCGACGACGCCCTGGCCGCCTACCAGCTCTCCGAGGACCAGAAGGTGCCCGCCTGA
- a CDS encoding DUF5941 domain-containing protein, with the protein MRAVLLATTPGARAAVDEETVSQRLIRQIGSFKPRDITVITRPEYRAGLPAGVTVMSSEGVREDLRLLSDLAAAGEPLLLACADTVLPDTAVSAVMSDPTSRSGVLVGQSDGARPLDVPVFKDRGLVLSVSTGFHKVARPNAVASGLLKVSQPFMDDLDHGLGQLRDDSVADLAPGADAWTLVLLALVRGGTKMNAYAVPGLPYGRVAGEAGARALLADIKDTDEDAVRLDLCVKKDDDLFATYCISSYSRHVVKLCAKLRLTPVGVTWLSILFALGAAALFFQASRPALIGGAVAMYVSFVLDCVDGQLARYKHRFTNFGGWLDMIADRGKEFILYAGLAAGAASQGLTWAWPLALAAITIQTSRHMVDTWYGVLQDQATLRGAVRELTDPVDGYAAPSAGGGSGGGAGALAAKMGRKLGKLSDQFAAHRRSPSYWFKRTIVFPVGERWLVMGVGAAVFDGRIALAALLTWQLIALTYILAGRGLRGWAAKVAVLDDDTATYRDDGPLRSIPMPLSLPPLPVVLFGLVAVTGGVVWAALDHESGWLASLLAAVGLLLSLTTARHRHDGPFDWLIPGILRAAEFGLIITVGLAAEVPSPLTFGLLAVLALYHYDLAARIDKAASPMLSRAAGLGWDGRSLVVLLALIPGIGTWVFAILLGYIALVFVGGALAGRRGKPKAVAVAA; encoded by the coding sequence ATGCGGGCGGTCCTGCTCGCCACCACACCCGGCGCCCGGGCGGCGGTGGACGAAGAGACGGTCTCGCAGCGACTCATCCGGCAGATCGGGAGCTTCAAGCCCCGCGACATCACGGTCATCACCCGCCCGGAGTACCGGGCCGGGCTGCCCGCCGGTGTCACCGTCATGAGTTCGGAGGGCGTGCGCGAGGACCTGCGGCTGCTGTCGGACCTGGCCGCGGCCGGGGAACCGCTGCTGTTGGCCTGCGCCGACACGGTGCTGCCCGACACCGCGGTGTCGGCGGTGATGTCCGACCCGACCTCCCGCAGTGGCGTCCTGGTAGGACAGTCCGATGGGGCTCGTCCGCTGGACGTCCCGGTGTTCAAGGACCGCGGGCTGGTGCTGTCGGTGTCGACCGGCTTCCACAAGGTCGCGCGCCCCAACGCCGTCGCCAGTGGACTGCTCAAGGTCTCGCAGCCCTTCATGGACGACCTCGACCACGGCCTGGGACAGCTTCGCGACGACAGCGTCGCCGACCTGGCGCCCGGCGCCGACGCCTGGACGCTGGTGCTGCTGGCGCTGGTACGGGGCGGCACCAAGATGAACGCCTACGCGGTTCCCGGTCTGCCCTACGGCCGGGTCGCCGGTGAGGCGGGCGCGCGGGCACTGCTGGCCGACATCAAGGACACCGACGAGGACGCCGTCCGGCTCGACCTGTGCGTCAAGAAGGACGACGACCTCTTCGCGACCTACTGCATCAGCTCGTACTCCCGGCACGTGGTGAAGCTGTGCGCCAAGCTGCGGCTCACCCCGGTGGGGGTGACCTGGCTGTCGATCCTGTTCGCGCTGGGGGCCGCGGCACTGTTCTTCCAGGCTTCGCGACCGGCGCTCATCGGCGGCGCGGTGGCCATGTACGTCAGCTTTGTCCTGGACTGTGTGGACGGACAGCTGGCCCGCTACAAGCATCGCTTCACCAACTTCGGCGGCTGGCTCGACATGATCGCCGACCGGGGCAAGGAGTTCATCCTCTACGCCGGTCTGGCCGCGGGCGCCGCCTCCCAGGGCCTGACCTGGGCGTGGCCGCTGGCGCTGGCCGCCATCACGATCCAGACCTCCCGCCACATGGTCGACACCTGGTACGGCGTGCTCCAGGACCAGGCGACGCTGCGCGGCGCGGTCCGCGAACTGACCGACCCGGTCGACGGCTACGCCGCCCCGTCCGCCGGTGGCGGTTCCGGCGGCGGCGCGGGCGCGCTGGCGGCCAAGATGGGCCGCAAACTCGGCAAGCTGTCCGACCAGTTCGCCGCCCACCGCCGCTCGCCGTCCTACTGGTTCAAGCGCACCATCGTGTTCCCGGTCGGGGAACGCTGGCTGGTCATGGGTGTCGGCGCCGCCGTCTTCGACGGCCGGATCGCGCTGGCGGCCCTGCTGACCTGGCAGCTGATCGCCCTGACCTACATCCTGGCCGGACGCGGCCTGCGCGGCTGGGCCGCCAAGGTCGCCGTCCTGGACGACGACACCGCGACCTACCGCGACGACGGACCGCTGCGGTCCATCCCCATGCCGCTGAGCCTGCCGCCGCTGCCGGTGGTGCTGTTCGGCCTGGTGGCCGTCACGGGCGGCGTCGTGTGGGCGGCCCTGGACCACGAGTCCGGCTGGCTGGCCTCGCTGCTGGCCGCCGTCGGGCTGCTGTTGTCGCTGACGACGGCGCGCCACCGCCACGACGGCCCCTTCGACTGGCTGATCCCCGGCATCCTGCGGGCGGCCGAGTTCGGGCTCATCATCACCGTCGGGCTGGCCGCCGAGGTCCCGTCGCCGCTGACCTTCGGGCTGCTGGCGGTGCTGGCGCTGTACCACTACGACCTGGCCGCCCGGATCGACAAGGCCGCCTCGCCGATGCTGTCGCGCGCGGCGGGCCTGGGCTGGGACGGCCGCAGCCTCGTGGTGCTGCTGGCGCTGATCCCCGGCATCGGCACCTGGGTGTTCGCGATCCTGCTGGGCTACATCGCGCTGGTGTTCGTCGGCGGCGCGCTGGCCGGACGGCGCGGCAAACCCAAGGCCGTCGCGGTGGCCGCGTAG
- a CDS encoding stealth family protein, producing the protein MTRASSGTPRPSPSVVRGARSDNVVKRLYERSLPESARGLIRRRVPVGARLWVRRRLADLGAAVMGVFQLARRAVTGWARSNNPDERIVTFDGRSVVAVTTAALAPLSVQRSTLKLVCDALDAVGAEYFRVRGTARLASQIGVPEPQRRLVAAAIAGLARSHAIYVADPEQPQRLRRLRGSRPLSRDQNLLRLVRFHADASGGVVFGPEHHCDIELWQPEPGDQLRAPRPNRCVEFVGRSGETVEAGESTFTSLTGHGDESQPRYRTRPEFLGLLPDDHTFPIDAVFTWVDQADPEWQARRDAAIDATDTTGLHGHSANNARFVNRDELRYALRSLNTYAPWINHIWIVTDQQRPQWLDVRHPKLTVVDHKDIFEDPNVLPTFNSHAIESQLHRIPGLSEHFLYFNDDMMLGRPIGPDQFFTAAGVAKVFPSPRKLGVSPVSPEDVPATAAGKNTRTLIERRFGRTTSAQFLHCPYALNREVLADMWSEFEPELRATAARRLRHPRDVSPTSSLYQYYAYFRHRALLSPITTKYVDISTTRAFERLQDILATRAYATICVNDTQSPPEKEAEYLRIVTRFLSAYFPQAAPWEV; encoded by the coding sequence ATGACCCGCGCCTCTTCCGGCACGCCCCGTCCCTCGCCGAGCGTGGTGCGCGGAGCGCGTTCCGACAACGTGGTGAAGCGGCTGTACGAGCGGTCGCTGCCGGAGTCGGCGCGCGGGCTGATCCGTCGGCGGGTGCCCGTCGGCGCGCGGTTGTGGGTGCGGCGCCGGCTCGCCGACCTCGGGGCGGCCGTCATGGGCGTGTTCCAGCTGGCCCGGCGCGCGGTCACGGGCTGGGCCCGGTCGAACAATCCGGACGAGCGGATCGTGACCTTCGACGGTCGCAGCGTGGTCGCGGTGACCACCGCCGCCCTGGCGCCGCTGTCGGTGCAGCGCTCGACGCTGAAGCTCGTGTGCGACGCGCTCGACGCGGTCGGGGCCGAGTACTTCCGGGTGCGGGGGACGGCCCGGCTGGCCTCCCAGATCGGGGTCCCGGAGCCGCAGCGCCGCCTGGTCGCCGCCGCGATCGCGGGGCTGGCCCGTTCGCACGCGATCTACGTCGCCGACCCGGAACAGCCGCAGCGGTTGCGGCGGCTGCGCGGATCCCGGCCGCTGTCACGGGACCAGAACCTGCTGCGGCTGGTGCGGTTCCACGCCGACGCCTCCGGCGGCGTCGTCTTCGGTCCCGAACACCACTGCGACATCGAGCTGTGGCAACCCGAGCCCGGCGACCAGCTGCGGGCGCCGCGCCCCAACCGGTGCGTCGAGTTCGTCGGCCGGAGCGGGGAAACCGTCGAGGCCGGTGAGTCCACCTTCACCTCGCTGACCGGGCACGGCGACGAGTCCCAGCCCCGCTATCGGACGCGGCCGGAGTTCCTGGGGCTGCTGCCCGACGACCACACCTTCCCGATCGACGCGGTCTTCACCTGGGTCGACCAGGCCGACCCGGAGTGGCAGGCCCGGCGCGACGCGGCCATCGACGCCACCGACACGACCGGGCTGCACGGCCATTCGGCCAACAACGCCCGCTTCGTCAACCGCGACGAACTGCGCTACGCGCTGCGTTCCCTCAACACCTACGCGCCGTGGATCAACCACATCTGGATCGTCACCGACCAACAGCGTCCACAGTGGCTTGATGTTCGACATCCGAAGCTGACCGTCGTCGACCACAAGGACATCTTCGAGGACCCCAACGTCCTGCCCACCTTCAACTCGCACGCGATCGAGTCCCAGCTGCACCGCATCCCCGGACTGTCGGAGCACTTCCTGTACTTCAACGACGACATGATGCTGGGCCGCCCGATCGGACCGGACCAGTTCTTCACCGCCGCGGGGGTCGCCAAGGTGTTCCCGTCGCCGCGCAAGCTGGGCGTCTCGCCGGTCAGCCCCGAGGACGTCCCGGCCACCGCCGCGGGCAAGAACACCCGCACCCTGATCGAGCGCCGGTTCGGCCGCACCACCTCCGCCCAGTTCCTGCACTGCCCGTACGCGCTGAACCGGGAGGTGCTGGCCGACATGTGGAGCGAGTTCGAACCCGAGCTGCGGGCCACCGCCGCCCGGCGGCTGCGGCACCCGCGCGACGTCTCGCCGACCTCGTCGCTCTACCAGTACTACGCGTACTTCCGGCACCGGGCGCTGTTGTCCCCCATCACCACCAAGTACGTCGACATATCGACCACACGGGCGTTCGAGCGTCTGCAGGATATTCTGGCCACTCGTGCGTACGCGACCATCTGCGTCAACGACACCCAGTCCCCGCCCGAGAAGGAAGCCGAGTATCTGCGCATCGTGACCCGATTCCTGTCCGCGTATTTTCCCCAGGCCGCACCATGGGAAGTGTGA
- a CDS encoding stealth family protein: MGSVNYMSSSPVAWDPPLIEVPTVTKAELTGLPVRGVRHNFAEYRGRALDAAAPLAVRQHNLTLVSAAFDEAGVPYFAVPGLDDLTSCLAVTLMDRDRACAVLRRLCQETDGYMSILHPVPPVRQEPRAGGDKEAWEQAGDPRVVRLNWYWTDPDHKLSFGPEHGCDVEFWRRDAKVRLISPRPNRVTRVVPVDGASVEVEARRFTRLLDGAATTLPPVRSRQEFSHTTPDAVEFPVDVVYTWVDGTDAAWQRRRAECSGEVYHVEAASDARYISRDELKYSLRSVHQNAPWVRNVYIVTDDQTPPWLNTDDPRVRVVDHREIFSDPSVLPVFNSHAIESQLHHIPGLSDQFLYFNDDMFLGRPLTPQRFFEANGLSRFFFAGSHVPLGPITENDTPVDAACKNNRELLRDKFGKTISQTFQHVPYPLRRDVMFDIEKDFEEAHQRTAASRFRALTDLSIPSSFQHYYAYFTGRATPGKLQSVYIQLAVADLRERLDRLLARRDADAFCLNDAYSTPEDMERQNSLLLPFLESYFPVPSPFEKNPGASP; the protein is encoded by the coding sequence ATGGGAAGTGTGAACTACATGTCGTCGAGCCCGGTCGCGTGGGATCCCCCACTGATCGAGGTCCCCACCGTCACCAAGGCCGAACTGACCGGTCTGCCGGTGCGGGGTGTCCGCCACAACTTCGCCGAGTATCGGGGGCGCGCGCTCGACGCCGCCGCGCCGCTGGCGGTCCGGCAGCACAACCTGACGCTGGTGAGCGCCGCCTTCGACGAGGCCGGGGTGCCGTACTTCGCGGTGCCGGGACTGGACGACCTGACCTCCTGCCTGGCCGTGACGCTGATGGACCGGGACCGGGCCTGCGCGGTGCTGCGGCGGCTGTGCCAGGAGACCGACGGCTATATGTCGATCCTGCACCCGGTGCCGCCGGTGCGGCAGGAGCCGCGCGCGGGTGGCGACAAGGAGGCGTGGGAGCAGGCCGGTGACCCACGGGTGGTGCGGCTCAACTGGTACTGGACCGACCCGGACCACAAGCTCAGCTTCGGGCCTGAACACGGCTGCGACGTCGAGTTCTGGCGCCGCGACGCCAAGGTGCGGCTGATCTCGCCGCGCCCCAACCGGGTGACCCGGGTGGTGCCGGTCGACGGCGCGAGCGTCGAGGTGGAGGCGCGCCGGTTCACTCGGCTGCTGGACGGCGCCGCGACCACGCTGCCGCCGGTGCGGTCGCGACAGGAGTTCTCGCACACCACCCCCGACGCGGTGGAGTTCCCCGTCGACGTCGTCTACACCTGGGTCGACGGCACCGACGCGGCCTGGCAGCGCCGCCGCGCCGAGTGCTCCGGCGAGGTCTACCACGTCGAGGCGGCCAGCGACGCGCGCTACATCAGCCGCGACGAGCTGAAGTACTCGCTGCGCTCGGTGCACCAGAACGCGCCGTGGGTGCGCAACGTCTACATCGTCACCGACGACCAGACGCCGCCGTGGCTCAACACCGACGACCCCCGGGTGCGGGTCGTCGACCACCGCGAGATCTTCTCCGACCCGTCGGTGCTGCCGGTGTTCAACTCGCACGCGATCGAGTCCCAGCTGCACCACATTCCCGGGCTGTCGGACCAGTTCCTGTACTTCAACGACGACATGTTCCTGGGCCGTCCGCTCACCCCGCAGCGGTTCTTCGAGGCCAACGGACTGTCCCGGTTCTTCTTCGCGGGCTCGCACGTGCCGCTGGGGCCGATCACCGAGAACGACACCCCGGTGGACGCCGCCTGCAAGAACAACCGGGAACTGTTGCGCGACAAGTTCGGCAAGACGATCTCGCAGACCTTCCAGCACGTGCCGTACCCGCTGCGGCGCGACGTCATGTTCGACATCGAGAAGGACTTCGAGGAGGCGCACCAGCGCACCGCCGCCAGCCGGTTCCGAGCCCTGACCGACCTGTCGATCCCGTCCTCGTTCCAGCACTACTACGCGTACTTCACCGGCCGGGCCACGCCCGGGAAGCTGCAGTCGGTGTACATCCAGCTGGCCGTCGCCGACCTGCGGGAGCGGCTGGACCGGCTGCTGGCCCGCCGCGACGCCGACGCGTTCTGCCTCAACGACGCCTACTCGACCCCCGAGGACATGGAGCGGCAGAACTCGCTGCTGCTGCCGTTCCTGGAGTCGTACTTCCCGGTGCCGTCGCCGTTCGAGAAGAACCCGGGTGCGTCGCCGTGA
- a CDS encoding glycosyltransferase family 4 protein — protein sequence MKVSLLLHNAYGVGGTVRTVYNLAHALAGSCEVEIVSVLRRRKTPVFDIHPAVTLRSLLDLRPGHGDRDHELSRRASAIVPPDEEFARFYNALTDQRLEEFLSRTDADVVIGTRPAINLYVARFGKASSLRIAQEHMTQSLIPPKVRAEMTRHYDGLDASVTVTEADARALSETLRDNAERPHVLAIPNSVPAPLVEPSDRDNKIVVAAGRLEDLKRYDVLIRAFAIVADKRPDWRLRVYGDGPVLGGLKNLTELLNLGDRVAFMGQYSPIEAEWVKGSIAAVTSDLESFGMTIVEAMRCGLPVVSTDCPVGPREIIDEGVTGFLVDVGDSAAVADRLLRLIDDDGLRHRMGSQALALSGAYDPAVVAAQYTKLFSTLLEHKKARTQRQLSTSSLRTTVTSAPAVASAKSAAPVVRRPSVITAAGTALDPPSNVVRVLPRYFARSVELSMSRYGRRHLYKRTRHIVGSRLGEFLNHLDARWSRSASTTTVDDDGAVRVRLDVPRNVRKDFALECQLRGTTTRFTVDLESEPDTDGPLRRLTGVFPADARPAVDGVWDLYLRAVGGRRHRITAGTRDVRALLDPARQPGDEPFRWHIPYATQNDRLSIRSFQRERHAELDEIAVEGAGLVLRGRVFGVTPGPTPPRVVVRARHSDDIEVSYPGVWQTGRDFRCELALDRLVRVRLTRHDDFDVWLVADEGAEPIRMQRILSDIPWKKDMNRYPEVRVSEETDELLVREYPEPNLFVKPYFTPAEEFSIFVSDK from the coding sequence GTGAAAGTCAGTCTGCTCCTCCACAACGCCTACGGCGTCGGGGGAACCGTCCGGACGGTCTACAACCTCGCCCACGCGCTGGCGGGCAGCTGCGAGGTGGAGATCGTCTCGGTACTGCGTCGCCGCAAGACCCCGGTCTTCGACATCCACCCGGCGGTGACGCTGCGGTCGCTGTTGGATCTGCGCCCCGGGCACGGCGACCGCGACCACGAACTGTCCCGCCGGGCCTCGGCCATCGTGCCGCCGGACGAGGAGTTCGCGCGGTTCTACAACGCGCTCACCGACCAGCGGCTGGAGGAGTTCCTGTCGCGCACCGACGCCGACGTGGTCATCGGCACCCGGCCCGCGATAAACCTGTACGTGGCCCGGTTCGGCAAGGCGTCGAGTCTGCGCATCGCCCAGGAGCACATGACGCAGTCGCTGATCCCGCCGAAGGTGCGCGCGGAGATGACCCGCCACTACGACGGACTGGACGCCAGCGTCACCGTCACCGAGGCCGACGCGCGGGCCCTGTCGGAAACCCTGCGCGACAACGCCGAGCGGCCGCACGTGCTGGCAATCCCCAACAGCGTCCCGGCGCCGCTCGTCGAACCCTCCGATCGGGACAACAAGATCGTGGTGGCCGCGGGACGGCTCGAAGACCTCAAGCGTTACGACGTCCTGATCCGCGCGTTCGCGATCGTCGCCGACAAGCGCCCGGACTGGCGGCTGCGCGTCTACGGCGACGGCCCGGTCCTTGGCGGCCTGAAGAACCTCACCGAACTGCTCAACCTGGGCGACCGGGTCGCGTTCATGGGCCAGTACTCGCCCATCGAGGCCGAGTGGGTCAAGGGCTCGATCGCGGCGGTCACCTCAGACCTGGAGTCCTTCGGCATGACCATCGTGGAGGCGATGCGGTGCGGACTGCCGGTGGTCAGCACCGACTGTCCGGTGGGGCCGCGCGAGATCATCGACGAGGGCGTCACGGGTTTCCTCGTCGACGTCGGCGACAGCGCCGCCGTGGCCGACCGGCTGCTGCGGCTCATCGACGACGACGGCCTGCGCCACCGGATGGGCAGCCAGGCGCTCGCGCTGTCCGGTGCCTACGACCCCGCCGTCGTCGCCGCCCAGTACACGAAGCTGTTCAGCACGCTGCTGGAGCACAAGAAGGCCCGCACCCAGCGGCAGCTGTCCACCTCGTCGCTGCGCACCACGGTGACCAGCGCCCCCGCCGTGGCGTCGGCGAAGTCGGCCGCGCCGGTGGTGCGGCGGCCGAGCGTGATCACGGCGGCGGGCACCGCCCTGGACCCGCCCAGCAACGTGGTGCGGGTGCTGCCCCGCTACTTCGCCCGGTCGGTGGAGCTGAGCATGTCGCGCTACGGCCGACGGCACCTGTACAAGCGGACCCGGCACATCGTGGGCTCCCGGCTCGGCGAGTTCCTCAACCATCTGGACGCGCGGTGGTCGCGTTCGGCCTCGACGACCACCGTCGACGACGACGGCGCGGTCCGGGTGCGGCTGGACGTGCCCCGCAACGTGCGCAAGGACTTCGCGCTGGAATGCCAGCTGCGCGGCACGACCACCCGGTTCACCGTCGACCTGGAGTCCGAGCCCGACACCGACGGCCCGCTGCGCCGCCTCACCGGGGTCTTCCCCGCCGACGCGCGACCGGCCGTCGACGGCGTCTGGGATCTGTACCTGCGCGCGGTGGGCGGACGGCGGCACCGCATCACCGCGGGCACCCGGGACGTGCGGGCGCTGCTGGACCCGGCCCGCCAGCCCGGCGACGAACCGTTCCGCTGGCACATCCCCTACGCGACCCAGAACGACCGGCTCAGCATCCGCAGCTTCCAACGGGAACGGCACGCCGAACTCGACGAGATCGCCGTCGAGGGCGCCGGGCTGGTGCTGCGCGGCCGGGTCTTCGGCGTGACGCCCGGCCCGACGCCGCCCCGGGTGGTGGTGCGGGCCCGCCACAGCGACGACATCGAGGTCTCCTACCCCGGCGTCTGGCAGACCGGACGGGACTTCCGGTGCGAGCTCGCGCTCGACCGGCTGGTGCGGGTGCGGCTGACCCGGCACGACGACTTCGACGTGTGGCTGGTCGCCGACGAGGGGGCCGAACCGATCCGGATGCAGCGCATCCTCAGTGACATTCCCTGGAAGAAGGACATGAACCGCTACCCCGAGGTTCGCGTGTCCGAGGAGACGGACGAGCTGCTGGTGCGGGAATACCCTGAGCCAAACTTGTTCGTGAAGCCGTATTTCACCCCCGCGGAGGAGTTCTCGATCTTTGTATCCGACAAATGA
- a CDS encoding PIG-L family deacetylase, with translation MTDQHRVPPQPGGRATRFPVKRRVVLGTAFAGGAVATAGLLLRPWQSDPAAGTDETGDGRVHMQIVAHPDDDLYFFNPDVAQCIRDGKPMVTVCITCGEGDGRNGPDTEEQDYESYVAARYNGLRAAHADMTLKKPLAEWTREKLKFKAGPTAELATLKSEPRIQLVFLNLWSNAEKPGVKGRRLKQLWEGETDEHETLVPAASPIGKKYGYDRETLLKVLAELLDRYNPVVVRTMDPDPDAQEHDAANPRYADQKGYSDHEDHTPAGLFAWEALRSWWKDGNGDNTVVESYRGYYGRRWPRNLSAKARKDKGRTMNVYAWRDERECGDPNGCGDLNITGKGVGTAYGASTTYRYSGDTGWLRRTGDKRLFAALVRGGRAVQWLEPESGSDETNSFSLVGTDLMLPSLNTCTSGAGVWHTVGVTAAFTEEPGSHTRNLLVRDFTFTGATGQWRSLGNPDADRKGRKRRGVGMPVAVAVGEGRLLVAARNYDRSVSVRHRTASGSWDDWKHLDGPVVQDGLSAVSLKTDTADIFASAADGVVQWHRDGGSWDQSTLDTVVPAGPPTAVALPDSRVLLLVREAETARLFGYVGDGSEDGWKDELDLGGDGGVGSIAALAPKSWSGRVGIAVRNDAGTVSVTVLDTKRDKKPKWRDGGPVIVHMPSLALDGTGRLTAGAIDADGRLHLARQAQPGIGAPENWTVVAR, from the coding sequence ATGACCGACCAGCACCGTGTCCCGCCCCAGCCGGGCGGGCGGGCGACGCGGTTCCCCGTCAAGCGCCGGGTGGTCCTGGGCACCGCCTTCGCCGGTGGCGCCGTGGCGACCGCCGGGCTGCTGTTGCGGCCCTGGCAGTCCGACCCCGCCGCCGGTACCGACGAGACCGGTGACGGCCGGGTACACATGCAGATCGTCGCGCACCCGGACGACGACCTGTACTTCTTCAATCCCGATGTGGCCCAGTGCATCCGGGACGGCAAGCCGATGGTCACGGTGTGCATCACCTGCGGTGAGGGCGACGGCCGCAACGGCCCCGACACCGAGGAACAGGACTACGAGTCCTATGTGGCGGCACGCTACAACGGCCTGCGCGCCGCCCACGCCGACATGACCCTGAAGAAGCCGCTGGCCGAGTGGACCCGCGAGAAGCTGAAGTTCAAGGCCGGGCCGACCGCCGAGCTGGCGACGCTGAAGTCCGAGCCCAGGATCCAGCTGGTGTTCCTCAACCTGTGGAGCAACGCCGAGAAACCCGGCGTGAAGGGCCGCCGGCTCAAGCAGCTGTGGGAGGGCGAGACCGACGAGCACGAGACCCTCGTCCCGGCCGCCAGCCCGATCGGCAAGAAGTACGGCTACGACCGCGAGACGCTGCTGAAGGTGCTGGCCGAGCTGCTCGACCGCTACAACCCGGTCGTGGTGCGGACCATGGACCCCGACCCGGACGCGCAGGAGCACGACGCCGCCAACCCGCGCTACGCCGACCAGAAGGGCTACTCCGACCACGAGGACCACACCCCGGCGGGCCTGTTCGCGTGGGAGGCGCTGCGTTCCTGGTGGAAGGACGGCAACGGCGACAACACCGTCGTGGAGTCCTACCGGGGCTACTACGGCCGCCGGTGGCCCCGCAACCTCAGTGCCAAGGCCCGCAAGGACAAGGGCCGCACCATGAACGTCTACGCCTGGCGCGACGAACGCGAGTGCGGCGACCCCAACGGCTGCGGCGACCTCAACATCACCGGCAAGGGCGTGGGGACGGCCTACGGCGCCAGCACCACCTACCGGTACTCCGGCGACACCGGCTGGCTGCGCCGCACCGGCGACAAACGGCTGTTCGCGGCGCTGGTGCGCGGCGGCCGGGCGGTGCAGTGGCTGGAACCGGAGTCGGGCTCCGACGAGACCAACTCGTTCAGCCTGGTCGGCACCGACCTGATGCTGCCGTCGCTGAACACCTGCACCTCGGGGGCGGGCGTGTGGCACACCGTCGGCGTCACGGCGGCGTTCACCGAGGAACCCGGCTCGCACACCCGCAACCTGCTGGTGCGCGACTTCACCTTCACCGGCGCGACCGGGCAGTGGCGCAGTCTCGGCAATCCCGACGCCGATCGCAAGGGCCGCAAGCGCCGTGGCGTGGGAATGCCGGTCGCGGTCGCGGTGGGCGAGGGACGGCTGCTGGTCGCCGCGCGCAACTACGACCGCAGTGTGTCGGTGCGGCACCGGACCGCCTCGGGCTCCTGGGACGACTGGAAGCACCTGGACGGCCCGGTCGTCCAGGACGGACTCAGCGCCGTCAGCCTCAAGACCGACACGGCCGACATCTTCGCCAGCGCGGCCGACGGCGTGGTGCAGTGGCACCGCGACGGCGGCTCCTGGGACCAATCCACCTTGGACACGGTGGTTCCGGCCGGGCCGCCCACCGCGGTCGCGCTGCCGGACTCCCGGGTGCTGCTGCTGGTCCGCGAGGCCGAGACGGCGCGGCTGTTCGGCTACGTCGGCGACGGCTCCGAGGACGGCTGGAAGGACGAGCTCGATCTCGGCGGCGACGGCGGGGTCGGCTCCATCGCGGCCCTGGCCCCGAAGTCGTGGAGCGGCCGCGTCGGCATCGCGGTGCGCAACGACGCCGGGACCGTCAGCGTGACGGTGCTGGACACCAAGCGCGACAAGAAACCCAAGTGGCGCGACGGCGGCCCGGTCATCGTGCACATGCCGTCCCTGGCGCTGGACGGAACCGGTCGGCTGACGGCCGGGGCGATCGACGCCGACGGCAGACTGCATCTGGCCCGGCAGGCGCAACCGGGCATCGGGGCGCCCGAGAACTGGACGGTGGTGGCCCGCTGA